Within the Bradyrhizobium ottawaense genome, the region GGCGGACGCCGCGATCGTCCACGGAAAGCACCAGCCGTTGCAGTGGAACATCGGCAGCGTCCAGAGATAGACCGGATGCTGGCCGAGATTGGCGGCTAGGATGTTGCTGACGGCATTGAGATAGGCGCCGCGGTGATGGGTCACCACGCCCTTCGGATTGCCCGTGGTGCCCGAAGTATAGCTCAGCGCGATCGCGTCCCATTCGTCGGCCGGCAGCCGTGCGACAAAGGCAGGATCGCCCTTCGCAACGGCGGCCTCATATTCGAGCTCGCCGATGCGCCTGCCGCCAGCGAACGCGGCGTCATCGACATCGACCACGAACGGTTTCGCGCCTTTCATCAGCGTCAGCGCTTCCGCGATCACGCCGCAAAATTCCGGGTCGACCAGAATGATCTTGGCGCCGCCGTGGTCGAGCTGGAACGCGATCGAGGCCGCATCGAGCCGGATGTTCAGCGCATTCAGCACCGCGCCCGCCATCGGTACCGCGAAATGCAGTTCGTTCATCGCCGGGATGTTCGGGAGCATCGCCGCGACCGTATCGCCATGACCGATGCCGCGGCCGGCGAGCCAGGACGCAAAGCGACGGCAACGGTCGTAGGTTTGCGCCCAGGTGAAGCTACGGCCTTCATAGACGGTGCTGATGTGATCCGGATAGACCGCCGCACTGCGGGCCAGAAAGCTCAGCGGCGTCAGCGGCACATAGTTCGCCGGCGTCTTGTCCAATCCGATTGCGTACTGGTTTTGGGCTGCGCTCATCGGCTCCGTCCCATTGGCAAAGTTGAAGTTACAGGAACCCGATCGAAATCCACGGGAAGATCGCCACGATAATCAGGCCGACCATCAGTGCCAGCAGATAGCCCCAGATTGGCCGGATTCCCTCGGCCGGATCGACCTTTCCGATGGCGCAGGCCGCATAGTAGCCGACGCCGAACGGCGGCGCGAACAATCCGATTCCCATCGCGAGGATGATGATCATCGCATAATGAACCTCATGCACGCCGACGGCGCGCGCGATCGGGAACAATAGCGGCCCGAACAGCACGATCGCCGGAATGCCTTCGAGCACGCTGCCGAGCACGACGAACGCCACGATCGACACCGCGATAAAGGTCGCCGAACCGCCGGGCAGGCCGGTCATGGCTGATGCCAGCGCCCGCGAAAAGCCGGACTGCGTGAGGCCCCAGGCCATGCCGGTGGCGCAGCCGATGATCAGCAGGATCGCGCCCGACAGGCACGCGGTCTCGATCAACATGGGCACGATCCGCCGCCAGTCGAACTTGCGGTAGATCAAAAGACCGTAGACCAGGAAGCCGACGATGAAGGCATAGACGATGCCGATGGTGGAGACTTCGGTCGCGGTCGCGATGCCCTCGACCACGGCATAGCGGATCACGAACGGCAGCGCGATCGCAGGCAGGGCGATGACGAACGCGCGGCCGATCTCACGGCCGCTCGCCCGGGTCACATGCTGCAGGTCTTCGCCACGATAGCGCCACCACACCAGCGCCGACAGCGTGATCGCCAGCACCACGCCCGGCAACAGCCCGCCGGTGAACAAAGCGGCAATCGATACGCCGGTGACCGAACCGATCGTGATCAGCACGAGACTCGGCGGAATGGTTTCGGTTTGCGCGCCGGTCGCGGCGAGCAGGGCGACCAGATCGCCCGCCTTGGCGCCCCGCGCCTTCATCTCCGGAAACAGCACCGGCGCCACGGCGGCCATGTCGGCGGCCTTCGAGCCCGATATGCCCGACACCAGATACATCGCGCCGACCAGCACATAATGCAGCCCGCCACGGACATGGCCGAGCAGGCTCGCAAGGAAGCCAACCATCGCCCGCGCCATGCCGGTCATTTCGATCAGCAAGCCCAGGAACACGAACAGCGGCACCGACAGCAGGATGAGGTGGCTCATGCCCTCGTCCATGCGCCCGATCAGCACCATCAGCGGCGTGCGTGTGGTCAGCGCCAGATAGCCGTAAGTTGCAAGGCCAAATCCGAACGCGATCGGCACGCCGGCGAACACGCAGAAACCGGCGACGCCGACAAAGAAGATGATCAGGTTGATATTGCCGAGCGGCTTCAGCGTTCCCTTCAGGAGCCAGAACACGGCGATAACGGCGGCGACCGACAGGATCGCCGAGAGCACGGTCCTGACATCCCCGGCCCGCAGCAGCCGCAGGAACGCAAACAGGCCCATCAGGCAGATGCCGACCGGCAAGGCTGCGGCACGCCAGCTATTGGCGATCTGCAGCGCCGGCGTCGTGATGAAGCTTTCCTCATAGGCATAGTCATAGGACGGCCAAACGATCATCAGCAGGAAGGCCAGCGCGGCGCAGGTGGCGACCATGTCGACATAAGCGCGCATCGCCGGCCTGGCGCTGGCGACGATCGCCGTCATCCGCATGTGCTCGACGCGCCGGAATGCGACCGCGGAGCCCAGCATCGCCAGCCACAGGAACAGGATCGACGCCAATTCGTCCGACCAGATCAGCGGGCTGTGCAGCACGTAACGCGACACCACACCGGCAAACAGGATCACGATCTCGGCGACCACCAGAAACGCTGCCGGAATCTCCACCAGCATTCCGAGGAAATGCTCGACGGACGCCAACGCCGAACGGCGGCGAGGGGACCTTGCAGTCACCTCGCCGGGCGCGATCTCGGTCATTTCGGCATGAGCCATGACGGCCCCCTGCACTGGAGCATGATCCGGAAAAGTGGAAACCGGTTTTCCGAGAAGATCATGCTCAATTAAAAGATCAGGACAGTTTGCCGACCGACTTTTCCAGGATTTCCCAGGCCTTGTCGCCGTACTTGCCCTTCCATTCCGCATAGAAGCCGGCCGAGCGGAGTTTCTCGCGGAACGGCGCCACATCGGGCTGGTTGAAGACCAGACCCTTGCCGGCCAGTTCTTCCCGGACGGTGATGTTGAGCTTTTCAGTGTCGGCGCGCTCCTTGACCGCGGCGGCGTTGACGTTCTTGGCCACGATAGCCTTGATGTCGTCGGGCAACGCCGCCCAGGCTTTGCGGTTCATCAGGAACCAGAAGCCGTCCCACATGTGGTTGGTCATCGAGCAGTATTTCTGCACTTCGTACAGCTTCGCCGTGGAGATCAGCGCCAGCGGATTTTCCTGGCCTTCGACGATCTTGGTCTGCAGCGCGGAGTAAACTTCGCTGAAATTGATCGATGCAGGCGAGGCGTCGAACGCCTTGAACATCGAGGTCCACAGCGGCGAAACCGGCACGCGGATCTTGAAGCCTTTGTAGTCGTCCGGCCCGTTGATCGGCTTGGTCGACGACGTCGTCTGCCGGAAGCCGTTGTCCCAGATCTTGTCCATGACCTCGAGGCCGGCCTTGTTGATCTCGCCACGCACATAGGCGCCGAGATCGCCATCCATGGCCGCCCAGACCGACGGGTAATCCTTGAACGCAAAACCGACGCCGTTGATCGAAGCCGCCGGCACCAGGGTCGCCAGAATCAGGCCCGACAACGTGAAGAACTCGATGCCGCCGGACCGGACCTGGCTCAGCATGTCGGTGTCGGAACCGAGCTGGCTGTTCGGGAAAACCTGCATGTCGAACCGGCCATTGGTCTCGGCCTTGATCGCGGCGGCCATCTCGCGGGCGCGCGTCATGAACGGATGGGATTCCGGAAG harbors:
- a CDS encoding TRAP transporter substrate-binding protein: MSFSRRTLLKASAASAVLGGIGAPMVARAQTAEFTYKFANNLPESHPFMTRAREMAAAIKAETNGRFDMQVFPNSQLGSDTDMLSQVRSGGIEFFTLSGLILATLVPAASINGVGFAFKDYPSVWAAMDGDLGAYVRGEINKAGLEVMDKIWDNGFRQTTSSTKPINGPDDYKGFKIRVPVSPLWTSMFKAFDASPASINFSEVYSALQTKIVEGQENPLALISTAKLYEVQKYCSMTNHMWDGFWFLMNRKAWAALPDDIKAIVAKNVNAAAVKERADTEKLNITVREELAGKGLVFNQPDVAPFREKLRSAGFYAEWKGKYGDKAWEILEKSVGKLS
- a CDS encoding TRAP transporter large permease — encoded protein: MAHAEMTEIAPGEVTARSPRRRSALASVEHFLGMLVEIPAAFLVVAEIVILFAGVVSRYVLHSPLIWSDELASILFLWLAMLGSAVAFRRVEHMRMTAIVASARPAMRAYVDMVATCAALAFLLMIVWPSYDYAYEESFITTPALQIANSWRAAALPVGICLMGLFAFLRLLRAGDVRTVLSAILSVAAVIAVFWLLKGTLKPLGNINLIIFFVGVAGFCVFAGVPIAFGFGLATYGYLALTTRTPLMVLIGRMDEGMSHLILLSVPLFVFLGLLIEMTGMARAMVGFLASLLGHVRGGLHYVLVGAMYLVSGISGSKAADMAAVAPVLFPEMKARGAKAGDLVALLAATGAQTETIPPSLVLITIGSVTGVSIAALFTGGLLPGVVLAITLSALVWWRYRGEDLQHVTRASGREIGRAFVIALPAIALPFVIRYAVVEGIATATEVSTIGIVYAFIVGFLVYGLLIYRKFDWRRIVPMLIETACLSGAILLIIGCATGMAWGLTQSGFSRALASAMTGLPGGSATFIAVSIVAFVVLGSVLEGIPAIVLFGPLLFPIARAVGVHEVHYAMIIILAMGIGLFAPPFGVGYYAACAIGKVDPAEGIRPIWGYLLALMVGLIIVAIFPWISIGFL